The Papio anubis isolate 15944 chromosome 1, Panubis1.0, whole genome shotgun sequence genome window below encodes:
- the CA6 gene encoding carbonic anhydrase 6 isoform X2, whose amino-acid sequence MCSTMRALVPLLSLFLLGGQAQHGSDWTYSEGALDEAHWPQHYPACGGQRQSPINLQRTKVRYNPALKGLKLTGYETQEGEFPMVNNGHTVQISLPSTMRMTAANGTVYIAQQMHFHWGGASSKIRGSEHTVDGIRHVIEIHVVHYNSKYKSYETAQDAPDGLAVLAAFVEVKDYPENTYYSSFISHLANIKYPGQTTTLTGLDIRDMLPKNLQHYYSYHGSLTTPPCTENVHWFVLADFVKLSRTQVWKLENSLLDHHNKTIQNDYRRTQPLNHRVVESSFPNQDYTLGSEFQFYLRKIEEILEYLRRALN is encoded by the exons ATGTGCAGCACCATGAGGGCCCTGGTGCCTCTGTTGTCCCTGTTCCTGTTGGGTGGCCAGGCCCAGCATGGGTCTGACTGGACCTACTCAG AAGGAGCACTGGACGAAGCGCACTGGCCACAGCACTACCCCGCCTGTGGGGGCCAGAGACAGTCGCCCATCAACCTGCAGAGGACGAAGGTGCGGTACAACCCCGCCTTGAAGGGGCTCAAGCTGACGGGCTATGAGACCCAGGAGGGCGAGTTCCCCATGGTCAACAACGGCCACACAG TGCAGATCAGCCTGCCCTCCACCATGCGCATGACAGCAGCCAACGGCACTGTGTACATAGCCCAGCAGATGCACTTTCACTGGGGAGGAGCATCCTCGAAGATCAGGGGCTCTGAGCACACCGTGGACGGGATCAGACATGTGATCGAG ATTCACGTTGTTCACTACAATTCTAAATACAAGAGCTATGAGACAGCCCAAGATGCGCCGGATGGTTTGGCTGTACTGGCAGCCTTCGTTGAG GTGAAGGATTACCCTGAAAACACTTACTACAGCAGCTTCATTTCTCATCTGGCCAACATCAAGTACCCAG GACAAACAACAACCCTGACTGGCCTTGACATTCGGGACATGCTGCCCAAGAACCTCCAGCACTACTACAGCTACCACGGCTCACTCACCACGCCTCCCTGTACCGAGAACGTCCACTGGTTTGTGCTGGCGGATTTTGTCAAGCTCTCCAGGACACAG GTTTGGAAGCTGGAGAATTCCTTACTGGATCACCACAACAAGACCATCCAAAACGATTACCGCAGGACCCAGCCCCTGAACCACAGAGTAGTGGAATCCAGCTTCCCGAATCAGG ATTATACTCTAGGCTCCGAATTCCAGTTTTACCTACGTAAGATTGAGGAAATTCTTGAGTACTTAAGAAGAGCATTGAACTGA
- the CA6 gene encoding carbonic anhydrase 6 isoform X1: MCSTMRALVPLLSLFLLGGQAQHGSDWTYSEGALDEAHWPQHYPACGGQRQSPINLQRTKVRYNPALKGLKLTGYETQEGEFPMVNNGHTVQISLPSTMRMTAANGTVYIAQQMHFHWGGASSKIRGSEHTVDGIRHVIEIHVVHYNSKYKSYETAQDAPDGLAVLAAFVEVKDYPENTYYSSFISHLANIKYPGQTTTLTGLDIRDMLPKNLQHYYSYHGSLTTPPCTENVHWFVLADFVKLSRTQVWKLENSLLDHHNKTIQNDYRRTQPLNHRVVESSFPNQGTEPRYVAQAGVQWLFTGMVPLLISTGVLT, from the exons ATGTGCAGCACCATGAGGGCCCTGGTGCCTCTGTTGTCCCTGTTCCTGTTGGGTGGCCAGGCCCAGCATGGGTCTGACTGGACCTACTCAG AAGGAGCACTGGACGAAGCGCACTGGCCACAGCACTACCCCGCCTGTGGGGGCCAGAGACAGTCGCCCATCAACCTGCAGAGGACGAAGGTGCGGTACAACCCCGCCTTGAAGGGGCTCAAGCTGACGGGCTATGAGACCCAGGAGGGCGAGTTCCCCATGGTCAACAACGGCCACACAG TGCAGATCAGCCTGCCCTCCACCATGCGCATGACAGCAGCCAACGGCACTGTGTACATAGCCCAGCAGATGCACTTTCACTGGGGAGGAGCATCCTCGAAGATCAGGGGCTCTGAGCACACCGTGGACGGGATCAGACATGTGATCGAG ATTCACGTTGTTCACTACAATTCTAAATACAAGAGCTATGAGACAGCCCAAGATGCGCCGGATGGTTTGGCTGTACTGGCAGCCTTCGTTGAG GTGAAGGATTACCCTGAAAACACTTACTACAGCAGCTTCATTTCTCATCTGGCCAACATCAAGTACCCAG GACAAACAACAACCCTGACTGGCCTTGACATTCGGGACATGCTGCCCAAGAACCTCCAGCACTACTACAGCTACCACGGCTCACTCACCACGCCTCCCTGTACCGAGAACGTCCACTGGTTTGTGCTGGCGGATTTTGTCAAGCTCTCCAGGACACAG GTTTGGAAGCTGGAGAATTCCTTACTGGATCACCACAACAAGACCATCCAAAACGATTACCGCAGGACCCAGCCCCTGAACCACAGAGTAGTGGAATCCAGCTTCCCGAATCAGG